A genomic stretch from Herpetosiphon gulosus includes:
- a CDS encoding ester cyclase, with product MIEQHKQLSAIVVHQIYNQAQFEQIELIFHPQYVQKPLGYNGFKGVERHVNEVHSVFSGLNLSLIDQIAEADGVVNLVLFNGTHTGQLWEFAPTQRQASVMLILIHRFVEGKIVEAIFNLDQLGLLQQLKLLPTPIWAKPN from the coding sequence ATGATCGAGCAACACAAACAATTATCGGCAATTGTGGTTCATCAAATCTATAACCAAGCCCAATTTGAGCAGATCGAGCTGATTTTTCACCCGCAATACGTGCAAAAACCGCTGGGCTATAATGGATTTAAAGGTGTTGAACGGCATGTCAACGAAGTACACAGCGTATTTAGCGGTTTAAACCTAAGCTTAATTGACCAAATTGCTGAGGCTGACGGCGTAGTTAATTTGGTGCTCTTTAATGGTACTCATACAGGTCAGCTCTGGGAATTTGCCCCAACCCAGCGCCAAGCCAGCGTTATGTTAATCTTGATTCATCGTTTTGTAGAAGGCAAAATTGTTGAAGCTATCTTCAACCTTGATCAGCTAGGCCTACTCCAACAACTTAAATTATTGCCAACCCCAATCTGGGCCAAACCCAACTAA
- a CDS encoding SDR family oxidoreductase has protein sequence MAHAQTILVTGSSSGLGRAIVETLAQHGHTVFASMRGIAGKNAQAAQELRDFASQHGLNIEPIELDVVNQASVDQAIATIQAKAGRLDCLINNAGAGLAGLTEACSIEQVQQLFDINVFGALRVTKAVLPLMRQQQAGLLITISSTSTQIVVPFLAAYGASKAAEEIMAQSMHYELTSLGIDSVILQLGGYATKFGTNIQVAADQSLNAAYGLAGQFAQGISSGIVAGLEYADNPVDVGNKINEILALPSEQRPRKYSMGGGSQGLNELNQQLEPLQAGLIGLMQMEPLLLRSQTAS, from the coding sequence ATGGCACACGCTCAAACAATTTTGGTAACTGGGAGCAGCAGCGGCTTAGGTCGGGCAATCGTCGAAACTTTGGCCCAGCATGGCCACACCGTATTCGCCTCAATGCGCGGGATTGCTGGCAAAAATGCCCAAGCTGCCCAAGAATTACGCGATTTTGCTAGCCAGCATGGATTAAACATCGAACCAATCGAGCTTGATGTAGTCAATCAAGCCTCAGTGGATCAGGCAATTGCCACAATTCAAGCCAAAGCAGGCCGCCTCGATTGTTTGATCAACAACGCTGGTGCTGGATTGGCGGGATTAACCGAGGCCTGTAGCATCGAGCAAGTTCAGCAATTGTTTGATATCAATGTGTTTGGAGCGTTGCGGGTTACCAAAGCTGTTTTGCCATTAATGCGTCAACAGCAAGCAGGCCTGCTGATCACCATCTCCAGTACCAGTACTCAAATTGTTGTGCCATTTTTGGCCGCCTATGGAGCCAGCAAAGCCGCCGAAGAAATTATGGCCCAAAGTATGCATTACGAATTGACCTCGCTAGGCATTGATAGCGTAATTTTACAGTTAGGTGGCTATGCTACCAAATTTGGTACTAATATTCAGGTTGCTGCCGACCAAAGCCTGAATGCCGCCTATGGTTTGGCTGGACAATTTGCTCAAGGCATCAGCTCAGGGATTGTGGCTGGGTTAGAGTATGCTGATAATCCAGTTGATGTGGGCAATAAAATCAATGAAATTTTGGCCTTGCCCAGCGAGCAACGCCCACGCAAATATAGCATGGGCGGTGGTTCGCAAGGCCTGAATGAACTCAACCAACAGCTTGAGCCATTGCAAGCAGGCCTGATCGGCTTGATGCAGATGGAGCCATTGTTGTTGCGTAGCCAAACTGCTAGCTAG